TACATTCTCACAGTTATACGGGAAATACCCTAGCTTGCGCTGCTGCAAATGCTACGCTTGATATTTTTGAAAATGAAAATATTATAGAAAAAAACAAAATTTTATCACTTTTTATCAAAAAAGAATTTTCAAGACTAAAACAGTTTGAATTTTTAGGAAATTTCAGACAAAAAGGAATGATCTACGCCTTTGATATTTTAAAAAGCAAACATTCAAGAGCAGGACTTTTTGTATTTCAAAAAGCTTTAGAAAAAGGGCTTTTGTTAAGACCTTTGGGAAATACCATTTATTTTATGCCCCCTTATATTATCAAAGAAGAAGAAATTTGTTATGTTGTTAATGCTTTGGAAAATATTTTTAATGAATTTTAGAATTTCAAAAACAGTAAAATAACAAAAAAGTAACATTTTTTATTATTTTTATCATTATTCTTTTTTAGAAAGTGGGTATTAAGTTAAATTTATTCATAATGATATTTTAACTTTATTTTAAAGGAGAAGTGATGAGAAAGATTTTCTTTTTATTATTTTGTATGGTAGGTTTTGTCTTTGCTGCTATTAATATCAATACAGCAACACTTGAAGAGTTAAAAACCCTTAAAGGCATTGGAGATGCAAAAGCAAAAGCGATCTTAGAATACCGAAAAGATCAAAATTTCACTAGCATTGAAGATATCAAAAAAATCAATGGTATCGGAGATAAAATCTTCGAAGGCATTAAAAACGATATCGTTGTAGAATAAAGCAAGACTAAGATCTTGCTAAAGTATAAAATCCGCAAATATCCTCATCAAAAAAAGTTCTATGCAAAGGATTAAATTCTAAATCCATATTTAAATTTTTATCGCCTCTAAATTTAGAATTATGAAAAATCAAAAACATATCCATTTCATCTTTTAGTAATTTTAAGAAATTCTCCCCACCTTCATACATAATAAATTTGGCTTCTTTTGGAATTTGAGTAAAAATTTGACGATTTGGCACTTTAAAAAATGCTAAATTTTGATCAAAGCTTTCTAATTTCTTGCGTGTTAAAATACAAAGATTTGGCGCTTTTCCCTGAGAAAGTCTCGCATCTAAAATGGGTTTATCCTTTCTTATCGTTTCCCCACCCACCACAAGTAAATCAAGCACAGATCTTATCTTATGCGCATAAGTTCTGCTTGCTTCATTGCTGATAATTTTTCCAAAAGGTGAACCGTTCATACTCAAAGCAAGTTTAAAGAGTTTAAATTGTCCTTTTTGCCATTTTAAAAAAGGCATTAATAATTTTCTTCCCTCACTCTCTAACACACCAACTTCAACTTCCACACCATTTTTTCGTAAAATTTCCACTCCGCCACTAGCGATTTTATTCTCATCTTTTATGCTAATATACACTTTTTTAAAACCAAGTTCAGTAAAAAGTTTCACACAAGGTGGGGTTTTACCTTGATGCGCACAAGGTTCTAGCGTTACAAAAGCTACTGCTCTGTTTAATAAATTTTGATGATTTTTTAAAATAAATTCATGCAAATCATTTGCATTAGTGGGTAAAGAAAATTCAGGTTTTAAGCTTTTTAAAGCTACGGCAATGGCGTTTAATTCAGCATGAGCACACCCAGCCTTCTCGTGGGCTTTTAT
This genomic interval from Campylobacter sp. CCS1377 contains the following:
- a CDS encoding ComEA family DNA-binding protein; translation: MRKIFFLLFCMVGFVFAAININTATLEELKTLKGIGDAKAKAILEYRKDQNFTSIEDIKKINGIGDKIFEGIKNDIVVE
- the ribD gene encoding bifunctional diaminohydroxyphosphoribosylaminopyrimidine deaminase/5-amino-6-(5-phosphoribosylamino)uracil reductase RibD, giving the protein MKNFYMNLALNEAWKYQFLTYPNPAVGCVILDKNGQILSIKAHEKAGCAHAELNAIAVALKSLKPEFSLPTNANDLHEFILKNHQNLLNRAVAFVTLEPCAHQGKTPPCVKLFTELGFKKVYISIKDENKIASGGVEILRKNGVEVEVGVLESEGRKLLMPFLKWQKGQFKLFKLALSMNGSPFGKIISNEASRTYAHKIRSVLDLLVVGGETIRKDKPILDARLSQGKAPNLCILTRKKLESFDQNLAFFKVPNRQIFTQIPKEAKFIMYEGGENFLKLLKDEMDMFLIFHNSKFRGDKNLNMDLEFNPLHRTFFDEDICGFYTLARS